The Flavobacterium sp. 140616W15 sequence CATTTTGTAATTAAAGAAAAGCTTAAAGAATTACTTCATTCAATTCAGGAGCAAATAGGAGACGTTACTGGACGCGTATTTGTAGATTCTGCACCAGTTTTAGATAAAGCTTGGGCAGCAAAAAGTGGCCTAGGCTGGATTGGTAAAAACAGTAATTTAATTACTCAAAAAGTAGGTTCTTTTTACTTTATAGCAGAACTAATTTTAGATTTGGACTTAGAATATGACTATGCTGCAACAGATCACTGTGGTTCCTGTACTGCGTGTATTGATGCATGCCCAACAGAAGCAATTGTCGCTCCTTATGTTGTTGATGGAAGCAAATGTATTTCCTATTTTACAATTGAATTAAAAGAGAGCATCCCGCAAGAAATGAAAGGAAAGTTTGATGATTGGGCTTTTGGGTGTGATACTTGTCAAGACGTTTGTCCATGGAATAGATTTTCGAAAGCACACTCTGAACCATTATTTAATCCCAATCCAGATGTTATGGCAATGTCAAGAAAAGAGTGGATCGAGATTACCGAAGAAACATTTCGTGTAGTGTTTAAAAATTCACCAATTAAAAGAACGAAATTCGATGGACTTAAAAGAAATGTAGATTTTTTGAAATAAACTTTTTATTAATTTTTTTTGATAAATATTATGTATTCTGTGTTATTAATGTTAATAAAATTTGTT is a genomic window containing:
- the queG gene encoding tRNA epoxyqueuosine(34) reductase QueG — protein: MINSKSTYSQFIKSEAKRLGFLSCGISKAGFLEKEAPRLENWLNKNHNGQMAYMENHFDKRLDPTLLVDDSKSVVSLLLNYYPSETQEKDSFKISKYAYGQDYHFVIKEKLKELLHSIQEQIGDVTGRVFVDSAPVLDKAWAAKSGLGWIGKNSNLITQKVGSFYFIAELILDLDLEYDYAATDHCGSCTACIDACPTEAIVAPYVVDGSKCISYFTIELKESIPQEMKGKFDDWAFGCDTCQDVCPWNRFSKAHSEPLFNPNPDVMAMSRKEWIEITEETFRVVFKNSPIKRTKFDGLKRNVDFLK